From a region of the Actinomadura luzonensis genome:
- a CDS encoding tyrosine-type recombinase/integrase — translation MEALKEHRRKLFAERSDRWEEWKEHGLVFPSRCGTPMEPDNLRRSWGAIRKAAGLGEMRFHDLRHTCVTLLLNLGVPPQVVRDIVGHSDIEVTDDLRSRIPRRQAQRTTQARRCLGLIPSSALLEAAAHQGGGLPSCSSPSPLIDVERSPSELLHSRYGPSA, via the coding sequence GTGGAGGCCCTGAAGGAGCACCGAAGGAAGCTGTTCGCCGAACGCTCGGACCGCTGGGAGGAGTGGAAAGAACATGGCCTGGTCTTCCCCTCGCGCTGCGGGACCCCGATGGAGCCGGACAACCTACGGAGGAGTTGGGGAGCGATCCGCAAAGCCGCCGGCCTCGGAGAGATGAGGTTCCACGACCTCCGCCACACCTGCGTGACGCTCCTGCTAAACCTCGGCGTCCCGCCCCAGGTCGTCCGGGACATCGTCGGTCACAGCGACATCGAAGTGACCGACGATCTACGCTCACGCATCCCTCGACGACAAGCGCAACGCACTACGCAAGCTCGGAGATGCCTTGGGCTGATTCCAAGTTCTGCCTTGCTGGAGGCCGCCGCCCATCAGGGTGGTGGCCTCCCATCGTGCTCCAGCCCATCCCCCTTGATTGATGTGGAGAGATCGCCGAGCGAGCTGCTTCACTCTCGGTATGGGCCAAGCGCTTGA
- a CDS encoding YxiG-like protein, translating to MDQVKLQQALDEIFDQTLLHHSYVDYLRDYQLVIHATADPRTGIAPTTLRYLFRHCVQANCVTTVPAGTWRTSLDDRLTTYETGVDLDGYVWGVNWQELYPGATLIADSPTARHWATAIGIDFHEVRIQTNAHDLTLIFSDLRIEELPPESPGPDHRFPIQ from the coding sequence ATGGATCAGGTGAAGCTGCAACAGGCCCTGGACGAGATCTTCGACCAAACCCTGCTCCACCACAGCTACGTGGACTACCTGCGCGACTATCAGCTCGTGATCCACGCCACCGCCGACCCCAGAACCGGGATCGCGCCGACGACGTTGCGCTACCTGTTCCGCCACTGCGTGCAGGCCAACTGCGTCACAACCGTGCCGGCCGGCACCTGGCGCACCTCCCTCGATGACCGGCTTACTACCTACGAAACCGGTGTCGACCTCGACGGATACGTCTGGGGAGTCAACTGGCAGGAGCTCTACCCCGGAGCCACGCTCATCGCCGACTCACCAACCGCCCGGCACTGGGCCACAGCTATCGGCATCGACTTCCATGAAGTCCGGATCCAAACCAACGCCCACGACCTCACCCTGATCTTCTCCGACCTGCGGATTGAAGAACTCCCGCCTGAATCACCGGGACCAGACCACAGATTCCCGATTCAATAG
- a CDS encoding helix-turn-helix domain-containing protein, translating into MNDLVLTVDEAAARLRVSRWTLYTLIRSDRLRSFKVGRRRLIEVEALNECIKTLAEVA; encoded by the coding sequence ATGAATGACCTCGTGCTCACCGTTGACGAGGCCGCTGCGCGGCTCCGCGTCAGCCGGTGGACCCTCTACACCCTGATCCGCTCAGACCGACTCCGAAGCTTCAAGGTCGGCCGCCGTCGCCTCATCGAGGTTGAGGCGCTGAACGAGTGCATCAAGACCCTGGCAGAGGTGGCCTGA